One Desulfosoma caldarium genomic window, ACGATCAGGTGAAAGAGTTTATTTTCACCATTCGCAATCTTTTTACTGCCATCGAAGAATTGCCTAAGCCGGTTATCGCTGCGGTGAACGGGGTAGCCTTGGGCGGTGGCACAGAACTGGCCCTGGCCTGTGACCTTCGCATCGCGTCCGAGACGGCCACTATGGGCCTGACGGAAACGCGGCTTGCCATCATTCCCGGCGCCGGGGGCACGCAGCGGCTGCCACGGCTTGTGGGGCGAGGAAAGGCCAAGGAGCTCATCTTCACCGGACGCCGTGTGGGTGCCGAAGAAGCTCTTCGCATTGGCTTGGTCAACTCTGTGACCCCACCGCAAAAGCTTAAGGAAGAATGTTTGGCCATGGCCGCCATGATCTGTGAAACGGGCCCCATTGCCATACAGCAGGCCAAGTACGCCATCAATTACGGAATGGAAACAGATCTGCACACGGGCTTGGCCATTGAGTCCAATGCCTATTGGGTCACCATTCCGACGGAGGACCGTCTAGAAGGTCTTGCAGCTTTCCGGGAAAAACGCAAACCCATTTACAAGGGCCGATGAGGTGTGAGGGGTCAAGCCATCCTGCGCGAAGACATAAAGGGTGACGCCATGAGCGATCCGCGAGCGGAAAATCGGGCTTTTTGGGAAAACGAAGAGCTCAAACTTGATGAAAGGGTCTATGAAGCCATGTGGCCCGGCGGAGAAGCGGCGGTGCAACGCCTGGCCAAACAGGGCAAACAGCCGGTCCGGCAACTCATTCAGAAGCTCATCGATCCCGGAACGGAATTCTATGAATTGAGCCGATTGGCAGGCTTTGGCATGCACTACCCTGAGGTGGACGATGTGCCGTGCGGTGGTATCGTGACGGGCATCGGCAAGATCTATGGCAACTGGACCATGATCATTGCCAACGACAGCCGAGTCAAGGCCGGAACCTATTTCCCCATCACCCTAAAAAAACACCTGCGCGCTCAGGCCATTGCGGAGCAATGCGGCTTGAACTGCGTGTATATCGCCGATTCCGGCGGTGCCTTTCTGCCGATGCAGGCGGACGTGTTTCCCGACGACGGCCATTTCGGGTCCATGTTCTACAACATGGCCCGCATGTCCGCCAAAGGCCTGAAGCAAATCACTTTAAGCACGGGGGGCAACACGGCCGGAGGCGCCTACATCGTTTTCATGGCCTGCCAGGCGGTCATGATCGAGAAGCTGGCCTATTCCTTTTTGGGTGGTCCTCCATTGGTCAAGGCGGCGACCGGCGAAGTCATCTCTGCGGAGGATCTGGGCGGTGCCCGCGTGCACACGCAGATTTCGGGCGGTGCCGACCATTTTTGTCGGACCCAGGACGAGGCCATTGAAAAGGTTCGAGAGATTCTGTCGCTGGAACCTCCCCAAAAGCTGCACATTCACCGCTACGCCGAATCGCCGCCCCTGGTGCCGGTGGAAACCATTTACGAAGAGCTTCCGGCCAAGATTCACCAGGGCATCAACGTGAGGGTTGTGATTCAGGCCTTAGCCGACGACAGCCATTTCATTGAATACAAAAAGAACTATGCTCCCGGCCGTGGAGACAACATCGTCACGGGAAAGATTCGCCTTAAAGGGATTCCCGTGGGCATCATCGCCGCCAACGGCTTGGGAATCATTTTCGTGGAAGCGGCTCGCAAGGCCACCGAATGGATCGTGCGCTGCTGTCAGGAAAAGGTGCCCTTGCTCTTCATGCAAAGTTCCCCGGGCTACATGGTGGGTTCGGAATCGGAACATATGGGCATCGGCAAATACGGCGCGGACATGGTTCGGGCCGTCTCCTGCGCTCAGGTTCCTCGCATTCAGTTGGTCATCGGCCCGGACAACGGAGCGGCCAACTACGGCATGTGTGGTCGAGCTTACCGACCGCATTTTCTGTTTGCCACCATGAGGGCGAGAACGTCGGTCATGAGCGGGCGGTCGGCGGCCGAGGTGCTCCTTTCCATTGAAGAACGGAAGAGGGCTGCGAAAGGAAACCCTATGAGTGACGGCGAAAAACAGGCCTTTCGCTCCCAGATGATTGAAAAATATGACGGAGAAGCCCATCCGTTCTTTTGTGGGGCTCGGCTTTTGAACGATAGGGTTTTGAAGTTTCGAGAAATCCGCGACTGGCTGGCTATGGCCTTTGAAGTGAGTTTGCTCAAACCCATACCCGATCCGGCTTTCGGCAACCTGCGGTTCTAAAAGAGCTGAGACTCCCCTTTGGGTCGCCATTGCCGACCATGAAGGAGCTTTAAAGGAACCGTGCTCAGGGTGCCGAAGGTGTGAAACCGCCTTATATGCCGCCAAATGAGGGATGCCGTGCACCGCGAACACGCCAACCCCGATTCGACACGCAAGGAGGAATCAGAATGGCCGTTATGAATTATCCAAAGAAGGTGGTTTTGGGCGACATCACGGTTCGAGACGGCTTTCAACACGAGGAAAAGTACATTCCCCTTGAGGCCAAACTCTGGGTGGCCGAGCAGCTGGTGCTGGCGGGTTTTCGGCGCATTGAACTGACTAATCTGGGCAACCCGAAGGGCATGCCCCAGTTCAAAGACGCTGACGAACTGCTCAAGCGCTTTCGAAGCAGCAAGAAAATCGCGCAGATGATTCAGGATGTGGAAGTCACCGCCATCACCATTCGAGAAAAGGCCGTGGAACGCGCCATCAAAGCGCGTCAGGAAGGCTACGGGCCCGATCGCATCCTGCTCATGGTCTCCACGAGTGAATCGCACCATAAAAAGAATTCCGGGCTTTCACTGGCCGAGTACTGGAAAATGTGTGAAGAATACATCCCCAAGGCCCATGCGGTGGGCATGAAGGTGTGCGGTACGGTGAGCACCATATGGGGCTGTCCCATCGAAGGGCCTACGGAACTCAAAAAGGCCGTAGAATTCACCAAGCGCTGGCTGGACATTGGGGCCGACGACATTGAACATGCCGATCACGACGGTTCGGCGCCGCCCAACAAAGTCTATGAATACTTTTCCATGATTCTGGACGCCATTCCGGACACGTCCAAGCACATCGCCCATTTCCATGTGACCCGAGGTTGGGGCCTGGCCAATGTGCTGGCCGCCCTCCAGGCGGGCATCACCCACTATGAAGGCACCTTGGGAGGCATAGGTGGGCAGCCGGCCAACTTTGTGGATGGCGTGCCGGTGGCCGGTACGGGTTCCTACTACTATGTGGACCCTTCCATTGTGGGTCTGGTGTGCATGGAAGACATGGTGGTCATGATGGATGAGATGGGCATCGATACCGGAGTGGATGTGGATAAGGTTCTGGAAATCGGTCGTTGGGTGGAAAGGATCGTGGGCCGCCGGCTGCGTTCCGAATGTGTGCGCACGGGGCGCATTCCCAAGTCCATGACCGGCCGCGGATAGAAGTTCTTACCAAAGGGAGCCCTTTGCGGGCTCCCTTCTTTTTGCTCTTTTTTCACATTGGTCTTGTGCGTGCCCACCGCTTCGCTGGTGGTGGATTTCCTCAAGATTGTCATTGCCTTTCTCACAGGCCGTGCCGTATTCATGGAGCGAAACGATCTCATGGGGGGATTCCATGGAATACGGCATTCGTCGTTACGAATCCACGCAAAGGCTGTGGTGGTTTGCTTTTCTTCTCATGTGCCTTGCGGCGGGATTTCCGTTCTCGGCTCAACTGCGCTCGGCCTTTAGCCCTTCGTTGCCGCACGGTTCCCTGAAACCTCAAGAAGCCTTGCAAAGGGTCGACTTTTGGCTGAGCGCGCCTTGGGCGAACCAGGGCCTTTTGGGATTGGTGATTTTCTACCTGTTCGGCGTCCTCTGTGCCTGCCTGATGCTGCGAGCCTTGTGGCTTCTCGTTCAGGTCTGGGGAACGTTTCTGGTGGCTCGCTCGCTCAGGAGGCATGTGAAATCCGACGCTTCGGGGAAGAATTCGGGGCGAGCTGATTGGTTTGAAGACAATGCGCCTCATGTCCTTTCGCTGATGGCTCTGGCTCGGGATGCCTCCCGCCTGCCCTGGTCCCTTTTTTCCTTGGCCCACAAGCGGCTGCGCCTTCTTGTTTTTGACGGCCGAGGCACGCCGTCTTCTAATGAGATGGTGCATCGAGAGCAGCGGCTGGAAGGGTTGGACTGGCATCTCGTCCTGTCATCTTGGGACGCCTTTCGATCCATCAGCCGAGCCCTTCCTCTGTTGGGGTTTGTGCAATCTTGTTGGGTGTTTTACCTCTGGCTTCAGCCCGTCATTGACGGTGCGCTGGATGCGGCGAGTAACGCCGTGGTGGGTATCGCCAGCCTCTTGGCCCTCGTGCACACCGTGGCGGCCACCCTGGTCTTTGGTTTGGGCTTCGGGTTCTTGTCACGATTGGAAAGGCTCTACCTCTCGCGTCTGGACGGCCTTTTTTACGACCAGCTACTTTCCCGCATGCCCCTGCACAATGCGGACACCCTGGTGATCCTCAAGACCCTGAGCACGTATTTTCGTAAGCTTCAGGAACGAATCAAGAGGCTGGAGGAAGCCCTGCTTCAAGACCGCCTATGACAAAGACGTGGTGGCCATCAATGCAGAATGTCCGGGGAAGACTCATCAATGGGCATGATGCCCATTTGCCGAAGCAGCCTTCGATCCCGAGGGCTCTTGGTCTTGAGCCATCGTTCGTAAATTCTCAGAATGCCTCCGGCGTGTTGCCGGCCCGACGTGTCTCCGATTTCGGCGAACAGATCCACGAGGCGCAAAAACTTTTCACTGAGTTCCTGAAAGACCCCCTCAAAGCCCCAGTCCACTAAGCGCATGGCCAGCAGCGATTCCAGGGATCGGTACGCCGTGCTGCCGATGGCGGCGTAGTAGTCGATGTCCACAAGGCGCCGATGAAAACTGTCGGAAAAAAATCCCGACACAAAAAGGGTCGTGTCTCCGATTTGCCGTAAAATGCGCGCCCGTTTTTCGCTGGAAACACCATAGCTTTCCAAAAGGGCCTGGGCAAAGGGTTTATCCCGTTCTCCCCATTCGGGTTCCTGCAGCGTTGATGCCTGGGCGTAGCGGGACAACAAGTCCACCAGGTAAAACTGGGCCAGCTGGGAAATTTCCACGTCCAGGTCCTGAGACGCCTTTTCCACGGCATCCTTAAAGTATTCCAGAAGACTGCGGGTTTCCAACAGGGTCATGCCCACCTCCTGGCAGAATCCCTTCGAAATTGTTCACAAGGTTCTCCAAGGCCTGCGCCCCCTTGCCATATTCTTCGGCGCATGGCGCGCCCGCCAAAAGCCTTTTCACCATGGTTCGGGACCGGATGGTGAACTTTGATGAAAACGTTGCCGTGGGCAAGAACCAGGCCTTATCGCCGCATTCCGGTCCACGGACCCTTGTGGAGTGTTGCCTAGGAAGAATGAAATGACGGATTGGATGCCTTGGGTTTTGACCCCTACCGCCACAGGCGGCCAAATTCCATTGATATTATGGCCTAGAAATCGTGAGAGGATCAAGGGCCAGGCAAGAAAATCGGGGAACGCTGTGTCCTTGATTGAAGACCTAAGAAAAATGCAGGCCGCCGCTTTTCTTTCGACGCTGGCGTCCCATGACAAGACCGATGATCCAGCCGCACAAAAGCACCAAGGCTCCTATTATAAACCAACGAATGTTTTGGGAAACCCTCAGGCTCTCATTTTCCTGCGCCAACCTTTTGGCCAAGGCCTGACTTTCCGCCAGTGCCGCTTGCGTTCGCTCGAATTCCTCCTTGAGTTTCAAATAATCGGCGGCCCCTTCACGAAGCACCTGGTGTTCTTTTTTGAGCGCTTCCAGTTCTCGAGAGGTTTTTTCCAGAGTTTCGGTGAGTTCCTTTTCCCGCGTCTGATACCGCAGCCATTGGGAATCGGATTCGGTCAAGGAGGACTTGATGGCCGTGTTTTCCTGGCGCAATTGAGCGGCTTGCTTTTCCCAGGGCACGCGTTCCATAAGATAACGGTTGATGACCCATCCTTCCTTGTCTTTGGCCGGCCCGTCCAGAACGCGCACAAAAGCCCAGCCGGCATCGTTTTTCTGAAGCACCTGAACCTCCTGCCCGGAACGCAGCATGGCCACGATTCTGTGGGAGGTGCTCGGTCCGGTGCGCAGCGTGATTTCAAACTCATCTGTGACATAAGCCGCCCAGGCTGTACAGGAAACCAGGATCAGCGTCGTGCCGACCGCTGCGGTCCACCACCGGCGCAAAACGCCACGATTGCCCACCTCAACTCCCCCTTTGGTCATACCTCATCGGTGCAAGATCCTTGTCCATTGCGGCAGGGCGCGGCCCACCGTCTGGATGAAACGACACAATTGGCAACTATAATAGGCCCCCCAAAGGTTCGGCAAGGAAAAGCTGAAAGGCTTTTCGGGAAGGAAAAAAGTGACAAAATTATCCTCCGCTACTGGCGCAGGCGCCATGGATGATTAACTTAAGGATCAAAGCGCATCTTATGAAAATCGCTTTGGTTTGCAAGATCTCTTGGCAGCAAGGAGGATGAAGGATATGGCCCGAGCAGTGGGGATTGATCTTGGGACCACCAATTCGGTGGTGGCTGTTTGGGAAAACGGCAAAACCACGGTGATTCCCAACGCCGAAGGGTCTCGCACGACGCCCTCAGTGGTGGCGTATATGGAGGACGGCCAAAGGCTGGTGGGGCAGGTGGCGCGTCGTCAAGCCATTCTGAACCCGCAGGCCACGGTGGCGTCCGCCAAGCGTTTTATCGGGCGTCGTTGGGATGAAGTGCAGGAGGAATCCACGATTGTTTCGTACAAAGTGGTTAAGGGGCCCAGTGATGCGGTTCGGTTTGACATTCGAGGCAAGTTGCTGGCTCCTGAAGAAGTGTCCGCCCAGGTTTTGAGAAAGCTCGTGGACGATGCCTCCAAGTATTTGGGGGAAAAAGTCACCGAGGCGGTGATCACGGTTCCGGCCTATTTCAACGATGCGCAGCGCCAGGCCACCAAGCAGGCCGGCGAGATTGCTGGCTTAAAGGTGCTTCGCATCATCAATGAACCGACGGCGGCCGCCTTGGCCTACGGATTGGAAAAGAAGGAAAACGAAACCATCCTCGTCTTTGACTTAGGGGGCGGCACCTTTGATGTGTCCATTCTGGACGTGGGCGACGGGGTGTGTGAAGTGCGGGCCACCGCTGGGGACACCCATTTGGGCGGCGATGACTTTGACAAGCGCATCGTGGATTGGTTGGCCGAAGAGTTTCAAAGGGACACGGGGATCGATCTTAAAAGGGATCGCCAGTCCCTGCAGCGGCTTTTCGAAGCGGCGGAAAAGGCCAAATGCGAACTTTCGTCCACTGTGGAAACAGAAATCAATTTGCCGTTCATTACAGCGGATGCCACGGGGCCAAAACATCTGGTGAAGAAACTGACGCGGGCCAAGTTTGAGGCGCTGACGCGGGACTTGGTGGAACGGTGCATGGGTCCGGTTAACCAGGCCCTGGCGGACGCCAAACTCACCGCCACGGACATCGACGAAGTGATTCTCGTGGGAGGATCCACGCGCATTCCGGCGGTTCAAGAACTGGTCAAGCGGCTGACCGGAGGCAAGCAGCCCAACATGAGTGTCAATCCAGACGAAGTGGTGGCCGTGGGCGCCGCCATTCAGGCGGGGATTATTAAGGGCGAGGTGGACGATGTGCTTCTGCTGGATGTGACGCCCTTGTCCCTGGGTGTGGAAACCTTGGGCGGCGTTATGACCAAGCTTATTGAACGCAACACCACCATTCCGTGCCGCCGCGAAGAAATCTTTTCCACAGCCGAAGACAACCAAACGGCAGTGGACATCGTCGTGTTGCAAGGGGAGCGGGAGATGGCTCGAGATAACCGCGTGCTCGGCCGCTTTCGCTTGGAAGGCATTCGACCGGCGCCGCGCGGCGTGCCGCAGATCAAGGTGACCTTTGACATCGATGCCAACGGCATTCTCAATGTGACGGCTCGGGATGAAGAGACGGGTAAAGCGCAAAAGGTGACCATTTCCGATTCCACGAACCTGGATAAGAGTGAAGTGGAGCGCATGCTGCGAGACGCTCAGGACCACGCGGCCGAAGACCGCCGGCGCCGTGAAACCGTGGAGGCTCGAAACCAGGTGGACTCTTTGGCCTACCAACTGGAACGCACCCTCAAGGATCTGGCCGACAAGGTGCCCGTGCATGAAAAGGCGCGCTGCGAGACGCTCGTGGAAGAGGCGCGAAAGGCCGTGGCGAATGAGGCCACATCCAAGGAGCGATACCAGTCTTTGGCTAGTGATCTGCAACAGGCACTGCATGGCCTGGCCGCTACGGCGTATTCGCAAACCGGGTCGGCCGCGGGAGGTTCCAGAGCGTCCACGGACGACGATGTCATCGATGCGGAGTTCACCCAGAAATGAAGCCGCTCAGGATGCTGAGCCTCTGGGCGGGGCCAATGGTGCGGGGCGCACCAAGGCGGTGCGCCCCGTTTTTTGAGCTTTTTCCCTGGAACAATGATAAGGAAAAGGAGAACGGGGGGCTGCGCCCTGAATCGGGCGATGCCGAAATCACGGAGAGATCGAGGTGACGTCGCATGGCGGTCAAGTTCCGAGATTACTACGAAATCCTCGGGGTTTCTCGAAAGGCAAGTCAGGAAGAGATTCAGCGAGCCTACAGAAAGCTGGCGCGCAAGTACCACCCGGATGTGAACAAGGAGGCGGGTGCCGAGGAAAAGTTCAAGGAAATCAACGAGGCTTATGAGGTCCTCAAGGATCCGGAAAAGCGTGCCAAATACGACCAGTTGGGAAGCCACTGGCGTGCGGGTCAGGATTTTCGACCGCCTCCGGGGTGGGATGTGCATTTCGATTTCGAAGGCGGACCCGGCCAACAGGAATTTTTCTGGTCAGGCAGCGGGGATTTCAGCGACTTTTTTGAAATGCTTTTCGGCGGGCAGAGCTTTCGGCGAGCTCAGGGTGCGGGGCGAACTCGGCCCGGGGCGGCGTGGCGTCAGCCGGGAGCAGATCGCCATGCCACGCTGCGCATCCGTTTAGAGGACGCATTCCATGGGGCCACCAAGACCATTTCGTTTGAGGGAATGACTACCGCCATTGACGGCACGGTGCGTCCGGAGGTGAAGACTCTTGAAGTGAAGATTCCCAAAGGCATCTTGCCGGGTCAAAAGA contains:
- a CDS encoding enoyl-CoA hydratase, with protein sequence MEQPVVLEERRDQVAILTLNRPEVMNSFNFAMLHGLRDKIEALRFDAEIRVVIVTGAGDKAFCAGADLKERATLSDDQVKEFIFTIRNLFTAIEELPKPVIAAVNGVALGGGTELALACDLRIASETATMGLTETRLAIIPGAGGTQRLPRLVGRGKAKELIFTGRRVGAEEALRIGLVNSVTPPQKLKEECLAMAAMICETGPIAIQQAKYAINYGMETDLHTGLAIESNAYWVTIPTEDRLEGLAAFREKRKPIYKGR
- a CDS encoding acyl-CoA carboxylase subunit beta gives rise to the protein MSDPRAENRAFWENEELKLDERVYEAMWPGGEAAVQRLAKQGKQPVRQLIQKLIDPGTEFYELSRLAGFGMHYPEVDDVPCGGIVTGIGKIYGNWTMIIANDSRVKAGTYFPITLKKHLRAQAIAEQCGLNCVYIADSGGAFLPMQADVFPDDGHFGSMFYNMARMSAKGLKQITLSTGGNTAGGAYIVFMACQAVMIEKLAYSFLGGPPLVKAATGEVISAEDLGGARVHTQISGGADHFCRTQDEAIEKVREILSLEPPQKLHIHRYAESPPLVPVETIYEELPAKIHQGINVRVVIQALADDSHFIEYKKNYAPGRGDNIVTGKIRLKGIPVGIIAANGLGIIFVEAARKATEWIVRCCQEKVPLLFMQSSPGYMVGSESEHMGIGKYGADMVRAVSCAQVPRIQLVIGPDNGAANYGMCGRAYRPHFLFATMRARTSVMSGRSAAEVLLSIEERKRAAKGNPMSDGEKQAFRSQMIEKYDGEAHPFFCGARLLNDRVLKFREIRDWLAMAFEVSLLKPIPDPAFGNLRF
- a CDS encoding beta/alpha barrel domain-containing protein produces the protein MAVMNYPKKVVLGDITVRDGFQHEEKYIPLEAKLWVAEQLVLAGFRRIELTNLGNPKGMPQFKDADELLKRFRSSKKIAQMIQDVEVTAITIREKAVERAIKARQEGYGPDRILLMVSTSESHHKKNSGLSLAEYWKMCEEYIPKAHAVGMKVCGTVSTIWGCPIEGPTELKKAVEFTKRWLDIGADDIEHADHDGSAPPNKVYEYFSMILDAIPDTSKHIAHFHVTRGWGLANVLAALQAGITHYEGTLGGIGGQPANFVDGVPVAGTGSYYYVDPSIVGLVCMEDMVVMMDEMGIDTGVDVDKVLEIGRWVERIVGRRLRSECVRTGRIPKSMTGRG
- a CDS encoding TIGR04211 family SH3 domain-containing protein, coding for MGNRGVLRRWWTAAVGTTLILVSCTAWAAYVTDEFEITLRTGPSTSHRIVAMLRSGQEVQVLQKNDAGWAFVRVLDGPAKDKEGWVINRYLMERVPWEKQAAQLRQENTAIKSSLTESDSQWLRYQTREKELTETLEKTSRELEALKKEHQVLREGAADYLKLKEEFERTQAALAESQALAKRLAQENESLRVSQNIRWFIIGALVLLCGWIIGLVMGRQRRKKSGGLHFS
- the dnaK gene encoding molecular chaperone DnaK encodes the protein MARAVGIDLGTTNSVVAVWENGKTTVIPNAEGSRTTPSVVAYMEDGQRLVGQVARRQAILNPQATVASAKRFIGRRWDEVQEESTIVSYKVVKGPSDAVRFDIRGKLLAPEEVSAQVLRKLVDDASKYLGEKVTEAVITVPAYFNDAQRQATKQAGEIAGLKVLRIINEPTAAALAYGLEKKENETILVFDLGGGTFDVSILDVGDGVCEVRATAGDTHLGGDDFDKRIVDWLAEEFQRDTGIDLKRDRQSLQRLFEAAEKAKCELSSTVETEINLPFITADATGPKHLVKKLTRAKFEALTRDLVERCMGPVNQALADAKLTATDIDEVILVGGSTRIPAVQELVKRLTGGKQPNMSVNPDEVVAVGAAIQAGIIKGEVDDVLLLDVTPLSLGVETLGGVMTKLIERNTTIPCRREEIFSTAEDNQTAVDIVVLQGEREMARDNRVLGRFRLEGIRPAPRGVPQIKVTFDIDANGILNVTARDEETGKAQKVTISDSTNLDKSEVERMLRDAQDHAAEDRRRRETVEARNQVDSLAYQLERTLKDLADKVPVHEKARCETLVEEARKAVANEATSKERYQSLASDLQQALHGLAATAYSQTGSAAGGSRASTDDDVIDAEFTQK
- a CDS encoding DnaJ C-terminal domain-containing protein; the protein is MAVKFRDYYEILGVSRKASQEEIQRAYRKLARKYHPDVNKEAGAEEKFKEINEAYEVLKDPEKRAKYDQLGSHWRAGQDFRPPPGWDVHFDFEGGPGQQEFFWSGSGDFSDFFEMLFGGQSFRRAQGAGRTRPGAAWRQPGADRHATLRIRLEDAFHGATKTISFEGMTTAIDGTVRPEVKTLEVKIPKGILPGQKIRLAGQGFEGVSGGPAGDLYLEVEIEPHPLYRLEGRDLFVDLPVAPWEAALGAEVPVRTLGGTYALKIPAGSQSGQKLRLRGKGMPNPRGAPGDLYAVLKIVVPKKLTREEKTLFEKLKDISGFDPRA